A genomic segment from Diospyros lotus cultivar Yz01 chromosome 5, ASM1463336v1, whole genome shotgun sequence encodes:
- the LOC127802193 gene encoding uncharacterized protein LOC127802193, which yields MASSPLRLRSHRHARSVSLPSRSHPLIPQVDEHLCRIKASEAASSSIEERLSILQDMYSCLDDLLLLPNTQEALAKRCHEKWVEEVLDGYLSLLDVCATAKDVSSQSKQGVQDLLSIIRRRRDPNELGVYLTSRKKVKKLIQKSLMGLKNIKRRHTILASDKGNEICTMLNDVEAATYAVMESLLSYVVGAKAQSRFSLVSKLLHSKTVDVQDDETRTNEFEKVDNTLALLNGHKTSRSGGAMSLDMLQNELQMMDMRIQDLEEGLECLFRSLIKTRVSFLNILNH from the coding sequence ATGGCTTCCTCTCCTTTGAGACTAAGATCCCATCGCCATGCTCGTTCTGTTAGCTTACCCTCCAGATCTCACCCACTCATCCCTCAAGTTGATGAGCATTTGTGCAGAATAAAGGCTTCTGAAGCTGCCTCTTCATCAATAGAGGAGAGACTAAGTATCCTCCAAGATATGTACAGTTGTTTGGATGATTTGCTTCTGTTGCCCAACACACAAGAAGCTTTGGCCAAACGATGCCATGAGAAATGGGTTGAGGAGGTTCTGGACGGATACCTGAGCCTGTTGGATGTTTGTGCCACTGCTAAAGACGTCTCCTCACAGTCAAAGCAAGGTGTGCAGGACCTTCTCTCAATCATTCGCAGGAGAAGGGATCCAAATGAATTGGGAGTATACTTAACCTCCAGAAAGAAGGTAAAGAAGCTGATTCAAAAGTCTCTGATGGGTTTGAAGAATATCAAGAGGAGGCATACCATCCTAGCTTCAGATAAAGGCAATGAGATTTGTACCATGTTAAATGATGTTGAGGCAGCTACTTATGCCGTGATGGAGTCTCTGTTGTCCTACGTTGTAGGGGCAAAGGCGCAATCAAGATTTTCTTTGGTTTCCAAACTTTTGCATAGCAAAACTGTAGATGTTCAAGATGATgaaacaagaacaaatgagTTTGAGAAAGTTGACAACACATTGGCCTTGCTTAATGGTCACAAGACTAGCAGATCTGGTGGTGCTATGTCCCTTGACATGCTGCAAAATGAATTGCAAATGATGGACATGAGAATTCAAGACCTTGAAGAAGGACTAGAGTGCTTGTTCAGGAGTTTAATCAAAACTAGAGTCTCCTTCCTCAACATTCTCAACCACTAG